tttaaaatcaattaaatataaattgatAGCACCTTCAATACAGTAACCATCTCAAGTTTTATTGATGTGGAATCTAGTTTGCATAATTGCCCCCTCATTTTTGATTCACCTCTCTTTAATTCAGTGTTAACTATCAAATTGGACTACCTATACCTCTTAGCTATGTGAGGCTGTCTTTATGCTGCTTATGTTTTTGAAGGGCTTTTCTACTACACCCATAGGATTAAAGTCACTTATTGTGTAGTGCAGGGCTAGCTTTGAGAACTTGCTAGGCCACAGAATCCCAGCTATATGCCTCTAAATACTATGCTGTGTAACTATAGAGTGACATAAGGGTAGTGTTTAAATCAAGTCACTGCCTTCATAGTATCTCTaatgtgtttggttttagtttaaaaaataaatatttaaaaatcagcaaacaAATTAATTCACTCACCAGAATGTTTCTAATGCATTGTGTTGGGACATACAGACCCCAGCTGAGGTTGTTATACACCATACCTATGCTTTAAATGGAGTAGCCCCTGCCTGGGAGGATTTGTAGCCAAAATACAGCGCATGGAAGAGGGAAACAGGGCAGACTTAACCACAGTTTTTTGGGTGGAAGCTGGGACACAAAAGCATTAACAGTGGTTTGTAGCTAAGCCGGGAATCAACACATGCCTGGTTCTATCTTTGATGACATCCTTtccttttaactttctttttagtTCAGGTAGAATGACTGGTACCGTGGCAAAGTTGTCTTTTAGAATTTTGAAGTAGCTTTAAATGGTTTTGTCTTCAGGAGTGCTCAACAATATGAGGAACTAGGAAAATGGATATATCTGAAATAAATAGCCTGGTGCCTGAGTGGGGATAGGAAGGAGACAGTAAAACCAGtattggatttaaaaaaacaggtttaGGCCAGTAGTAAGAACATGTCTAATGCAGGTATGGAGGGAAGTAGATTAGGCTGATCTCTTATTACGTAGCACTAAATCCATTTTGTCTCTAAAAACTAAAATCCTGCCGGTGAGGTCTAAAGAGGTTCTTCAGTTGGATTTACCCAGACTGCAGGATATGTGATCGATAGCTATTTGTTTATCATCCCTTAGATCTCTCCACCTTACTTAAGACTTAAACTCTGCCAGTATAATGAGCCAGCTGCCTAACTGCTTCCAGATTCCTTGGTCCATATTCTGCTGGCTTGTTTtatgctggggaggaggaaggacttTCTCTTCTgcccccctcttcccctccccagactGTGGTGTGGCAGTAAAGTCACTTGATAACCAATAATCAAATCTCAATACTTATTTTCCCCTACAGGATTCGGGATACACGAGGAAATGGCCACAAAACAATTGTTCCTTTACCTGAGCCATGCCCCTTCCCGTCCTTGCCTGGGCTGTACAATGTACCCTTTCACTCCCTTCTTACCttagaacaacaaaaaaatttaattctggTGATGGAAGTATCCTCTGAGCTGCAGGGTTGGAGAAATAGGGTTTGCCCATGTTGGCAATTTAAGGTAAAGCTCCTTTACATTCTTCTAGCGGTTTAGCTGTAGCTGGTGTTTAGAGGAGGGTAGGTGTACCCCAAGCTTGATGCTCCATCAGCTCACTTCAGAGTGGGTGTTTCAAGCGTGTGGCTTCTAAATGAGTAACATGAACTTGATCTGAGAAGAACATGCGTCCAACAGAGCTCTTGCACTATACTGATGTAAACTCCAGAGGTTTTGTATGCTGTATTTAAATGCTCATACCATTAAAAGCACTGAAGCAGTATTCTTAAATGTACTTTGTTTTAGGTCTCAGTGGCATTCATAAATCTTGATGATTACAGAAGGGTAAAACTTAAAAACCAGGCCtttgctatggaaaaaaataattttctttttattttgtaaaaagaatATGTAATCATTTGGGGCTGGCTGCCCTTGGCAATTATTactgttactttatttttcctgagcACATTTTCAATACAAAATGTATCATTTCAagcatttcttcagaaacagactTCAGACATGACTTTGGACAAAGAGCACCTGCTTTCTGATCAGCTCTGATCATGCTAAACTTGGAACATGGTGGCCAAAAGCTATGTGAAACTTCCTGTGGTAtacttgtttttttaacttttatctGAACAGTACTAATTATAATCTTAAGTATTTAATTTATGTTGGTATATAAATACCAAATTGTCTTTCCTCACACTGAACAAGAGCTTTGAAAAAGCTTAGTGTCTTAATCATTCTTTTAACATGTCGCATGTTTCAGTTTGAAGATTCTGCTTGAGTGCTTGAAGATTCTTTCTTTCATGGATAAGGTTGGGCCTTGGTTATTTTTGTAGTTCTATAACAAATAACTAAGTTGTTTTCTTAACTTCAACTCATCTTTTGAATAGATaagttttttcttcaaacagtcagcagaagcagctttgaTACTTGTTACTGATATATCTTTTATTAGTGAAGCAAAGTTTGAATTACacaatttgcaaaaaaaaaaagaaggtagcCCATACTTGTGCAAAAAAGTTACTGAGCTGCTGAAGtattatttgggaaaaaaaaaaaagcatctctgtGTTAGGAAAAAGACAACACTCCTTTGTATTCCTGCTAGTCACAAATAACACAAAAGGTAACCATTGGGGATGATATAATTTATCTTGTTGTGTGTTTATTAGACTTAGAGTAAAACATAGTTATTACCAGCTTTCACCATCTCTTGtaataaatttgcatttttacaggACAGAGTACTTAAAAAGTCAGGGGGTGAGCTGTATAGAAATAACACTTTGACACCACTGTTTCGCATACGCAAATGAGGACGGACAACCACTAAGCACAGCCGTgctttactgaagaaaaatataggCCATggtaaacacaaaaataaattccagcCTGCGGGGcctaatgaaaaaataatcctcCTGAGAGGCAAGATCATTGTGCACCACCATAGTACGGTTGCCGTCTACTCTCCTGgcagtgctggagctgctgggctcTTGTTTTGATCTCTAGGATTTACCTCCGTGTGTCTCAAATCAGGCTGCATATTTCCTAGGTACTTTCAGGGAAACCTGATCTGCCCTATAATCTTGCTTAGCTTCTGGTCATTAGAGTATCAGCGCTGTGCATAATTTAAGCAGGGTTATATAGCTCTCTTCTAACATACAGGGGCAAGGGGACAGACTATAGTAATTTTTCCTGATTGGCAAATGAAAGGCAAGGGAGGTCCTGTTTCGTTAAATTGCTCCTAAGGCGGTCAGTAGCTGCTGTAAGGAGCAGtcctgtttttcctcccttcttgcTCCATGTTCCTACCCCCTCTTGTTTGTCAGAGTTAGAGAAGGTGTGACTGCCCAAGCTGGATCAGCTAACAAAATTCACCCAGAGTTGTGTAattcagagatttatttttttttcctaaggaataGGGGTGGTGGCAGGCAAAACCTTAGCTTAAAATTGATACAAAAAGAATTTTCCTTCCAACATCTCAGTATAAGAAGCAAATGTGAACATGTTTCTTGGTTAAGCAGAATATTTATTAGCAAATTAATAGTACAagtttaaatatattcaaatatataACTGCtgcaatatattaaaatgtatttaaacagtagattaaatttttttgttgttctaaaAGTTAAACGTTGATTATATGTGTATCAGAAATGACACTTGTCTTCCCTGTCTGAAATCTCTACTAGAGACCCTCTTGAAAGTAGTTCAGCTTCTAACTAACTAAACTTTCAAAGCCCGTCTGTACATTTCTATTCCCAGCTGCAAAGCTAGGATAAAATTGAGGTTCATAGCAGTGAACACTTGTAAAATTGTATCTCACAAATCacactaagattttttttttttactatgcactttcttttgccttcaagTATCTAATGGCTTAGCTGTGATTTGAAagcttttagcattttttaaaacactagTTAAGAAATTTTATAAAAGCTACTGAGTTTTCTTAGTTGTTTGCCACAGCACCTGTAATTTAGCATGATAATTCTTCAGTGTCAATTAACAGTCCATACAAAATCGCTGTATGTGTTCAGGAACGGATTTAGAACTGCTGCAAGAGCCGTATTCAGAACTTCTGGGGTGTTCAAATTCTTGGTAATGTGGCatcattttttaatacataacacttatctttcttttgttttattcatggTGATAATAATGCTGTCTGAGCAAATGTCAGATGGAAGAGATCTCTTAGTCAGATTCGAGACACTGAATTTTAATGTTCATCCTGCAATCTCCAGCATAGTTAAAGCAAACACTTTCTGTAGTGTTTGAAGTTGCAAATGTTAAAGTTACTGAGCTTCAGTTTCATCATCTGTAACACACTGTAATGCACAAACCGTAGTTGCAGGCAATACTTACTGGTTTTATTTAGCTTGTTGGAAACAGTAAACTGGACTTTATCATAAATACTAATTCATCTAAGTGGAAGCTGCTGGAGGCAATATATTTTGAATTCTATTTACCTTTCTGTCCAGTGCAAGGCATgcatttatttagaaatgtattcccccccaaaaaatcagaTTCTTGCCATAATTAGTCCAAGGAAAAGCTTTGTAAATCACACAGGTCCTTAAAGTTGAATTGAGAGCTCTAATAGTGAGGAAGATGGAGTCAAGAATGTAAAAACAGAAACCGGGAAGCTGCACTGGCCTGTGTCTCTCCTGGTCTTGCAGTTGAGAAACTCAGAATAAGAGAGCTGAGATCATGAAATATGTGATTCTAAGTCACAACTTCCACTTAAGCCATCCTAATCTATCTGGTCACAGTGTGTTGTAGATTCTTTATTCACTAGCTGAAagacactaaaaataaaatagtaattgGGCTTGAGGAAAAGCAACAGATGAGACAGAATCCATTCCTTTTGCCAGGTTTTATTTCAGCCTCAAATGCTACTCCAGATGGTAAGGAAGAAGAACATCCTGGCACAGCCTGACTTCCGTGGCATAGCTGGCAGTGTCAGgctctttgcagaaaaagatgcACTCCCTTCTTGGCAGTGGGAGTCTGGCATATCTGGCACTTTGCATGTGATTCTGCATTAAAAGGGAATTCCACCATACCAACTTTCAGGCTCTCCATAGTGCACAGATCAGAACTTTGCATGATCTTATATCCTCCAGTCTAACAACAGCTCTGCCATATTAATGAGGGTTAAAAAGGGTGTGTTTCATCCAGTAGAACTccttaaggaaaaacaaacctcTCACTGAAAGATTTCTGAAGTTAAATAACTGAATTCAAGGCAAATACTTCAGGGAGTAGGATATTAGAAACTCTATCAATCAGAGTTAACAATAttatataaaaagcagaaaacagaaatgcttaGCAGGTAGGTGGAGACACTTGGGTCATGGCTTTTCTATCACAGACTATGTAAAAGCTACATATAGTGTGTGTTTCTAAAGTCAACAGTAAACATAACCTTTAGCTCTTAGAAGCATCTTATGAGCTGGGAGACTGTGCTTTTGACTTCtatatttattctttgtttttaaatcaagatGCACTAATTTGCGCTCCTTATCATGTAATGTCATGACTTTTACAACAGTCAGCATGGATGGTTCTGTGTTTCTGtacaacagctgaagaaaatgtcaAGTACAAAGAAATGCACTGCTCTCCTGATACAAATTAGCTTATCACGTAAATGGTGAAATAGAGGACTTTGAACCCTATCATAGGAGAATGTAAGATAGTGGATTAACACTCCAGACTTCTAATTAATCACAATGTGTCTTATCCTCTTGATTGTAACTGAGTAGGCAATTCTTTTAACTTAAACCAACAGCTGTCCAGTATTAACACTTATCTGTTAGTACTGCTTCTTGTGCAGCTGTCAGCCTAGGTGACAGTTGCAATTGTTTCAAAAGTTCAAATATTCAGAAACGTCCTTACATGAGAACTATACTTTATTGTGTGAATACTTAAAAACCTCACAGAACTTAAATTCTAAGAACTGAATAACACTCTGCACTGCTTATGCTACTTCCTCATGCAAAAAAAGTACAGAACAGTACTGATTATGGTTCCTTTCTTCTATAACATGCACAAAGTATTTCATACAAACTAATCATAATTATCATCAAAATTTTACAGCTTTACTGAAATGGGAATTCCAAAATTTGTTATGCACGtaccaaatttattttaagatgatACAAATTAATCTAAGTCTGATATCACTTCTCAAGGTAAAACTTGTATATCACTGAACTACTACAATAAGAAGATATATATTTGaactacttcatttttattccaaCTTTTAGAACATGTTTTAAGAGGAATACTGCAAATAAACTGAAGTCATTGAGTCAACAGACACTATGCTGACCCCATAAAATACTTCTCTAATAGCATTTCTCGTCTCAGTTTTAAGGCATCTGAAATTCAAACCAAACTGAGCTTTTCTCACTATCAAAAGCCAAACTAAGAAATTCTCTCCAGAGAAAGACACAATATGTCACTTTCAAAAAGAACTATCTTAAGGCAATGTGCCACTGCTACAGGCTGCACACAAACCACAGCTCTTTCCCCCTGAcctgctgtgttttcaaaaatgtaaGAGAGAAATTTCAGtgatggaagaaaagaagtctACTAGTATGTATTCAGACAAAAGAATGAGATAGAAATTTAATCTAAGATCTACAGACTAAAGAAACTCCATATAATACACTTTTATTATTCATAAAAGGTATTCCCTTTTTCAGTTTGCACTACAGATAAACAGCAATGGACTGTAATACTGATTCTTCAGTCATCTATAAatctggaaaataagaaaactgaaatctaACTGAATTTGTTACATAGAATCACTGGGCTTTCAAACCACAAATATCATCAGTAGGGATGGTAACGAGGCCCTGGGTTGTAGGAGTTGTAGCCATATTGTCCATAGTGGGAGGAGTACGATTGTCCTTGTCTGTGCTGCTGGTAGCTATTACCCCAACTTCTTTCTGGCCTCTGATTAGATCTATAGTCACCTTGCCAGTTGTATCTGTCTCCTCTAAAATATCTACCATCTTGAAACctgcaatgaaaagaaatgtcaaaGATTCACACAAATTGTGAGTGTTTAAAAAGATGAATGGTAATGAACTCTTGaattttacagttttcattaaaactgtCATATAACTGTTTATACACTCAATTACTTATCTGGTTTTATGACAAActgatgaaaacaaacacatctaCAGTCATCTGAGATCATTCATTAATTTCTTACTACTACCCAACACACTATTTGCTAAGCGATGAAAGGATAGTCTGTTTCCTTACAAAGTATTCACAGGGATTAGGTGAACTCCTGGAACTTTGAATAGATACTCAAACAGACCATATATCTGAAAAACAACCAGAAGATACATCTATAGCTGTATTGAAGCCAGGTTCAAACTAGTAGCTTCATGGCTGAAAGCTGTGGCAAAGCAGGCTTAAGTACAATTTAGCTACCTAACAGCATAGAGTCCTGGAATTTGCATATTCCCTAAAATACATACTACCACTGCTTCATGGTCTTTTGTAGATTCCCATACTCAAGAGGGTGTATCTTATCAGTGCTATTTAGCCATTGTTCCACCTAAATTTTGGCTTTTCAGCTGTATCTCTATTCCTATCAACATTTGAGCTGCCTCACAGTCATTTTCTTTGGATATCTCAGTGGTGTGGTGTAGACAAACAACATTTACATGAGGTTCACTTGGTGACCAGACCGTAGATAGAAGAATTCATCAGTTCAAAGAACCACCAAGTTTTGTACGAATATCTCCTTAAACGatcaccttttcttttaatctgtagAAACTGAATCTGTGTTTAACTTAATGACAAGCTTCTAGGGTGAGAAAAAGTTAGAATGTTGTCCTTTTCTTCAGATAAGGCACAAATCCTACTTAGGTATTTAGCTAAGAAGAAGTCTTCCCAACTGTTAGTTGGACTGGAGTTTTACAACTTTACATTAAAGGCTGATGTTAGTATTACCAAACATACTACATGCTATAATCATTGTTTTTCAGTCACACAAAAATCAGATGTTACTGTCCAGAATTCAGTAAAAATCTGCAATTACATCctgaagaaataattcaaaatattttgcagtaggCAGATAACATTGCACTTACTAGACAGATTGGATGATGGATTTTAGTCATTTCTACTagataaaagaaatacaggctAATTAACAAAGTACAGCAAATATTTAGGttacaaatgaaatgtttttctggaCGGCTAGCAACAGATAATCACACTATAAGCCTGTTCCTTTGCACATTTTCCTGCCAGTTATTATCCAACAGAAGATAGGCTGCTTAGTTTTGCAGAACTCTCATCTTTCCCCTCTGGAAAAACATTCCTGGCTGAGCTGTGACAAACCCTAGGGCAATGGGTTCGGTGGTTCCAGCTCATTCCTTACTAAAAAGCAAATTAGTTAGTACTTTTACATACAACGCAAAAACTTTGACTAccaatacaaagaaaacataaaacctCATTACTTTTCAGAGAAGACTATTTCTCTTAAACAGTTACCTATGAAGTAACAAGAAGATACTTCTGTTAACAAAACAAATTCcatctttcttctgaaataaatgatcATTTAACTATATATTTGTGAAACTaccaagattaaaaaagaaaaagaaatcggTACCGATCTCTGTTTCTCTGGTTGCCACCAGATCTGCTTCTCCATTCTTCAACTATAGGAGGGGGATCTGCAGGGCGTTTCAGGTATTCTTGGTATTCTTCATCATCTGATGTGAATCGATGAGCAAACATCTTCTCATAATTCAAGGGCATGTCAACCAAGGAAGTCATTCTGAAAACTTTAAACATGAACACAATAAAAGTGGCTTTAGCAACATATGAAGACTCTTATTGTAATAGCTACCAAAATCCACTTAGGCAAATGAAAGACAATGAAAAGTTACACTCAGATTAACATGGCAGTTAAGTTTTGGGCAGACAGCATGGATGACTGACTTGTAAGTCTTGACGATCTAAAACTGTAAATAACTCTCTTGAATAGGTTATCCCTGATGGATTCCATGTGCAGTCTTTGGACATCTATACTGGCTATGCAGGCACAAATCTGTCTAAACACTGGGAATGGTTTTAAGGGACGCCATCCACACAGGAGAAATTCAACTCAGATTAATACCTGATATAGTCCGCCATTACACAGCAGCATCTTTGAATCAATTTTGATAGACCTAGATTAGATGAGCTGTGGTAGAAAGATATGGGACATTTCTGAGAGTTAGTAATAGAACGAAGTATTTCTTCAGAATGTACTCCCAATCTATTTCTAATCCATTTTTGACAGGAAAAACGTTACTACAATCCACTTGAAAAGTTTGCTAAGGTAGAATATCATGCAAAGcctacagcaaagcaaaataatcatTTATTCACAATAATTTATGTGTTAATAACTTGATTCAGGGAAAGGACAGCAACCTAAGAGGATGTTAAATTACCTCACAATATACCTCTCTGATGAGATTTGTGTTTAAGGCCTTAGTTTCCTTATTTACCTGGCTATATATGCATTTGCCCTTCAGACGTTGGTGCTATCTAGTACTGTCCATCAGTAGAAGTCTGGCCCTAATAGCAGATGCTAAGAAAGGCTCTACACCTACTGTTTTATCAAGCCCTGGGTAATTTAGAGCATTGAAGGTCTTTGCCTCTAGACTTCCAGATAAAGCTCTTCTGCTGTCTCCTGAAGATTTGCAGGCAGGACCAATATTCACCTTGCAaactggagggaaggaaggaggaaactGGTTTCTTCTGGACCCTGAGAGCTAAAATACATACCCTCAATGACCAAgcccaattctcctccccactgTACCCATGAGCAGCTTGAGACTAGGGTAAATAGGATGTTTATGGAGAATACCGCACTGTACTCTTTCTGTAGACTGAACCCTCGCCAGCTTCAGAAAGTTCTGTGTCTGGTGCTCTCCAGAGCCCTTCTGCAGCCTTCCCCCTTCCACCTAATGACACAGCGTAAATCTTTCTGAAGCAGGTGTAGGAGTTATTCCCGCAGGATGTCCAGTGACTTCATCCTCCAATTGAGCTAACCTCGTTAGTTTTTACTGTGAGCTATCCCCTCAGTAGCGAAGTTCCTTGGAGATATCTCAGTCAGGGAGGGGGTGGATAACACTGCCCTGGGGACCCACCGCATACCACTACAGTCTTCTCCAGAGAGCAGTGGGAGCAGCTCTCCTCGCGAttcataattttaatattaGTATTCATCCTGCGGGGGCCGGCAACAGGGAAGACCCGTCACCTTCTTCCGCCTAAGGCCGAACACTGCCCTGAGCAACGGACGGGGCTCACTCGCCTCGGGAGGGCTCGCGCGGAGCCCTCTTCCCCTCacggcgggccgggccgggccggggccccGTCCCCTCACAGCGGGTGGGCcccccctgcagctctgccggCTCTGGCCGGAGCCCGCCGCGGGAAGAGCTGAGGGGAGCTGAGGGTCTCGGCTtcccgcccccctcctccctcacagccacccgccgccgccgccgccgccgccctcacCCTGCGCCgccagccgccgccgagccgccGCAGAAATCCCGCCTCTtccgggccgggccccgccgcttccccccgccgccggggcggtGCCGCCGGCGGCCGGCGTCCTCACAGCGAGCCCC
This region of Buteo buteo chromosome 13, bButBut1.hap1.1, whole genome shotgun sequence genomic DNA includes:
- the RAMAC gene encoding RNA guanine-N7 methyltransferase activating subunit isoform X2, with protein sequence MTSLVDMPLNYEKMFAHRFTSDDEEYQEYLKRPADPPPIVEEWRSRSGGNQRNRDRFQDGRYFRGDRYNWQGDYRSNQRPERSWGNSYQQHRQGQSYSSHYGQYGYNSYNPGPRYHPY
- the RAMAC gene encoding RNA guanine-N7 methyltransferase activating subunit isoform X1; the encoded protein is MFKVFRMTSLVDMPLNYEKMFAHRFTSDDEEYQEYLKRPADPPPIVEEWRSRSGGNQRNRDRFQDGRYFRGDRYNWQGDYRSNQRPERSWGNSYQQHRQGQSYSSHYGQYGYNSYNPGPRYHPY